A genomic stretch from Fusarium musae strain F31 chromosome 9, whole genome shotgun sequence includes:
- a CDS encoding hypothetical protein (EggNog:ENOG41): MSQNQEFSEGFKKGLKVRGEVLGEEYVSKAVASLDNEYWKPAQELITEYAWGNVWTRPGLDRKQRSLLTLAFLTAQKAWPELTLHTKGAMRNGLTEIEIREAVLQSMIYLGAPVGLEAMRVTEKAINEFKAQNGGEASGSKND, encoded by the exons ATGTCTCAAAACCAAGAATTCAGCGAAGGTTTCAAAAAGGGCCTCAAGGTCCGCGGTGAAGTTCTCGGCGAAGAATACGTCTCCAAAGCAGTCGCAAGTCTCGACAACGAATACTGGAAACCCGCACAAGAGCTCATCACAGAATACGCCTGGGGAAACGTATGGACTCGGCCTGGTCTTGATAGAAAGCAGAGAAGCCTTCTCA CGTTGGCGTTTTTGACGGCGCAAAAGGCATGGCCGGAATTGACGTTGCATACAAAGGGAGCTATGCGGAATGGTTTGACGGAGATTGAGATTCGAGAGGCGGTGTTGCAGTCGATGATTTATCTCGGTGCTCCTGTTGGGCTGGAGGCGATGAGAGTTACGGAGAAGGCTATCAATGAGTTTAAGGCGCAGAATGGGGGAGAAGCCAGTGGCTCCAAGAATGATTGA
- a CDS encoding hypothetical protein (EggNog:ENOG41) produces the protein MASKIQNVTEFSYVTLNEGVNVFDESAAAKTYQNVLETALKQPGARRVYTGVEVENPSTLWLFLDWETLEDHENYPKTADHGPIIESLKPIVDFSKSINKHVTLTPFPPEDVLDKDSSPVTEVLLAFFPPDYDVASRATATRRLEEFTGVALKTSRDWRGISYGWSVENDVPIRGEEGKTGSMMAAFIGWPSVEAHQKFRETDDFKENIALLREIPGLVKLAAFHVSCVSKEAEGLSERDAEKAHEHSHDHGGGCC, from the exons ATGGCTTCCAAAATCCAAAACGTGACGGAATTCTCATACGTTACTCTCAACGAGGGAGTCAATGTGTTTGATGAATCAGCTGCGGCAAAGACTTATCAAAATGTCCTTGAGACAGCGTTGAAACAGCCCGGTGCTCGGCGAGTTTATactggtgttgaggttgagaatccTTCTACACTATGGTTGTTTCTTGACTGGGAGACTTTGGAGGATCACGAGAATTATCCCAAGACCGC TGATCACGGCCCTATCATTGAATCTCTCAAGCCCATCGTGGACTTTTCAAAATCCATCAACAAACACGTCACCCTTACCCCCTTCCCGCCAGAAGACGTCCTCGACAAAGATTCCTCCCCTGTAACAGAAGTCCTACTCGCATTCTTCCCCCCAGACTACGACGTCGCATCCCGCGCCACAGCAACCCGTCGTCTCGAAGAATTCACCGGCGTAGCACTAAAGACATCGCGCGACTGGCGTGGCATCAGCTACGGGTGGAGTGTCGAGAACGACGTGCCTATTCGTGGAGAGGAGGGCAAGACGGGGAGTATGATGGCGGCGTTTATTGGATGGCCGAGTGTGGAGGCGCATCAGAAGTTTCGGGAGACGGATGATTTTAAGGAGAATATTGCGCTGTTGAGGGAGATTCCGGGACTAGTCAAGTTGGCGGCTTTTCATGTTAGTTGTGTTAGTAAGGAGGCGGAGGGGTTGAGTGAGAgggatgctgagaaggctcATGAGCATAGCCATGATCATGGTGGTGGATGCTGTTAG